Proteins encoded within one genomic window of Mya arenaria isolate MELC-2E11 chromosome 13, ASM2691426v1:
- the LOC128214120 gene encoding uncharacterized protein LOC128214120: MSESRDNTDRKLIFGRGSEPEEELYFIENGAGVISLREDPLNASLLPASRTIRVVQHERIQELERRLAEMEEERNLAESREENTRRTISELYEQLEARNREMREFTALRHTHRDVLALLQEVKLEKEALENARDGYIKDADHAQTEASLLAEEMLPLKRALHEKTDLIDRLNKELDQSKRKNDELAAKLTYMSEQTAADGGVARIGRFQLFRHSKQRLGYESLPAVKVGSKLGDEVPTLSQKRRRIECRRSAALECRNCRAVLDTTTSLPCTFHASPPRPYNEAVMLSDKEALPLANKERHFYWPCCRKWAVHEPPGCRSFRNHSPEDDDLSK; this comes from the exons ATGTCAGAAAGCCGAGATAATACAGACAGGAAGTTGATTTTCGGGAGAGGCAGTGAACCAGAGgaggaattatattttatagagAATGGCGCGGGCGTCATCAGTCTGCGGGAAGACCCGCTCAACGCTAGCCTTTTGCCGGCCAGTCGCACGATTAGAGTTGTCCAACATGAAAGAATACAGGAACTTGAGCGGCGTCTGGCGGAAATGGAAGAAGAGCGTAATTTGGCTGAGAGTCGCGAGGAGAATACGAGGAGGACAATCTCGGAGCTTTACGAACAGCTGGAAGCGAGGAATAGGGAAATGAGGGAGTTTACAGCACTTAGACATACCCACAGAGATGTCCTAGCGTTACTGCAAGAG GTGAAACTTGAAAAGGAGGCGTTGGAAAATGCACGAGACGGGTACATTAAAGATGCGGATCATGCTCAGACTGAGGCCAGTCTACTTGCGGAAGAGATGTTGCCTCTAAAACGAGCTCTGCACGAGAAAACTGACCTTATCGACCGGTTGAACAAGGAGCTCGACCAATCTAAGAGAAAA AACGATGAACTCGCTGCAAAGTTAACTTATATGAGCGAACAGACAGCAGCAGACGGGGGAGTTGCCAGAATTGGCCGGTTTCAATTATTTCGG CACTCAAAACAACGCCTAGGCTATGAAAGTCTTCCAGCGGTGAAGGTGGGCAGCAAGCTCGGCGACGAGGTGCCGACGCTCTCACAGAAAAGGCGAAGGATTGAGTGTCGGCGATCCGCGGCCCTGGAGTGCCGAAACTGTCGCGCCGTCCTCGATACTACCACTTCTCTCCCATGTACATTTCACGCAAGCCCGCCTCGCCCTTACAAT GAAGCTGTCATGTTATCAGACAAGGAGGCTCTTCCTCTCGCAAACAAGGAGCGGCACTTCTACTGGCCGTGCTGCCGGAAATGGGCCGTCCACGAACCACCGGGTTGCCGCTCCTTCCGCAACCATAGCCCGGAGGACGACGACCTCTCAAAGTAG
- the LOC128214115 gene encoding lipoamide acyltransferase component of branched-chain alpha-keto acid dehydrogenase complex, mitochondrial-like produces the protein MAARIITKHWKDICQIRLVRHHRRLVTAVVGAATKTESQHFKSLSLANNRTIHTSAPLFEVVPYFLSDIGEGIREVQIKEWYVKVGDHVNQFDALCEVQSDKASVTITSRFDGTVKKLCYDVDDIALVGKVLVEIDTDSAGAEAAQSDSIEQSDSSSSSESDVEASSMQQIRGHKVLATPAVRRMAMENKIKLKEVQGTGKEGRILKEDIIRFLSEKQMPRLEIVPPSPIPQTRPQVTTAPPIAQKATPTPVVTPPRVVTPPVIGQDQTEPIKGIRKAMVKTMTAAQSIPPFGYYDDIDMTALVGFRRDIKQLALDRGVKFSYMPVFIKAVSMALKYYPILNSSVDEKCENITYKAAHNIGLAMDTKDGLLVPNIKNVQALSIFEIASELNRLQQLGDAGKLSTSDLSGGTFSLSNIGSIGGTYARPVILPPEVAIGALGRIQALPRFDENDKVVKRYIMQVSWSADHRVVEGATMARFSNLWKSYLENPTSLILDLK, from the exons GTTCGGCATCATCGAAGACTAGTGACAGCTGTTGTAGGTGCTGCAACTAAGACAGAGAGTCAACATTTCAAATCACTGTCCCTGGCAAACAACAGGACCATACATACTTCAG CTCCCTTGTTTGAGGTGGTGCCGTACTTTCTGTCTGATATTGGGGAGGGAATCAGAGAGGTGCAGATAAAGGAATG GTATGTGAAAGTTGGGGACCATGTGAACCAGTTTGATGCTCTCTGTGAGGTGCAGAGTGACAAAGCATCTGTGACTATCACCAGCAGATTTGACGGCACAGTCAAGAAGCTTTGTTATGACGTGGATGACATTGCCCTGGTGGGGAAGGTCCTGGTTGAGATAGACACAGATAGCGCTGGAGCTGAGGCTGCTCAATCTG ACAGTATTGAGCAGTCTGACAGCAGTTCATCATCAGAAAGTGACGTAGAGGCATCGTCTATGCAGCAGATCCGTGGACACAAGGTGCTTGCCACACCAGCTGTCCGCAGGATGGCCATGGAGAATAAG ATCAAGCTGAAGGAAGTCCAGGGTACCGGGAAGGAAGGCAGGATTCTCAAGGAAGACATCATCAGATTCCTCTCAGAAAAACAGATGCCTCGACTAG AGATTGTGCCACCCAGCCCGATACCACAGACAAGGCCCCAAGTGACTACAGCGCCACCTATAGCCCAGAAGGCCACACCCACTCCAGTTGTAACCCCGCCCAGAGTTGTTACACCCCCTGTTATTGGTCAGGATCAAACAGAGCCAATAAAAGGCATCAGAAAGGCTATGGTGAAAACAATGACAGCTGCTCAGTCCATTCCACCATTTGGATATTATGATGACATTGATATGACAGCGCTTGTGGGGTTCAGAAGGGATATAAAACAGCTAGCCCTTGACAGAGGGGTCAAGTTCTCATATATGCCAGTATTTATAAAG GCTGTTTCCATGGCCCTCAAGTATTACCCAATTTTGAATTCGAGCGTTgatgaaaaatgtgaaaatataacatataag gCAGCTCACAATATTGGTCTGGCTATGGACACTAAGGATGGTCTCCTGGTACCTAACATCAAGAACGTCCAGGCTCTCAGCATCTTTGAGATCGCATCAGAACTGAACAGGCTACAGCAGCTAGGTGACGCTGGGAAACTGAGCACTAGTGACCTCTCCGGGGGAACTTTCTCACTCTCTAACATAGGATCT ATTGGTGGAACATATGCAAGGCCAGTGATTTTGCCCCCAGAGGTCGCCATTGGAGCTCTGGGCAGAATTCAG GCATTGCCTCGGTTTGATGAGAATGACAAAGTTGTGAAGCGGTATATCATGCAAGTGAGCTGGTCGGCAGATCATCGTGTTGTCGAGGGTGCTACAATGGCCCGGTTCTCCAACCTGTGGAAGTCATACTTGGAAAACCCAACATCCCTTATACTCGACCTCAAGTGA